In Holophagales bacterium, one DNA window encodes the following:
- a CDS encoding VOC family protein: MKSNPVGWFEIYVQEMPRAKAFYQTVFEVELKPLASGDLEMWAFPAELDRWGAGGALVRMAGCTSGFAGTLVYFSCADCAVEEARAAAAGGKVQRAKMSIGEYGFISLVVDTEGNLIGLHSMS; this comes from the coding sequence ATGAAGAGCAACCCGGTCGGTTGGTTCGAGATCTACGTCCAGGAAATGCCGCGCGCCAAAGCGTTCTACCAGACGGTCTTCGAAGTCGAGCTCAAGCCGCTCGCCAGCGGCGATCTCGAGATGTGGGCCTTCCCGGCGGAGCTCGACCGCTGGGGCGCCGGCGGCGCCCTGGTCCGGATGGCGGGATGCACGTCGGGGTTCGCCGGCACGCTCGTCTACTTCAGCTGCGCCGACTGCGCGGTCGAAGAGGCGCGCGCCGCGGCGGCCGGCGGCAAGGTGCAGCGCGCCAAGATGTCGATCGGCGAGTACGGGTTCATCTCGCTCGTCGTCGACACCGAAGGCAACCTGATCGGTCTCCATTCGATGAGCTGA
- a CDS encoding aminotransferase class III-fold pyridoxal phosphate-dependent enzyme, producing the protein MNEREARCAPDPDPSVAWYPGHELLLPEIVRAENCSLWDAAGRRFVDLESGVWCTSVGHGHPRLLRVMAEQAARVAHAGFGYSHAVVAESAREILDLLGFSGGQCVFLCSGSEAVEYAVRVVQSLAERPLLLTMSDSYLGAYGSANRKRDDE; encoded by the coding sequence ATGAACGAGCGTGAGGCGCGTTGCGCACCGGATCCCGATCCATCCGTTGCCTGGTACCCCGGACACGAGCTGCTCCTGCCCGAGATCGTCCGGGCGGAGAACTGCTCGCTGTGGGATGCCGCCGGAAGGCGGTTCGTCGATCTCGAGTCCGGCGTCTGGTGTACCTCGGTCGGCCACGGACATCCGCGGCTGCTGCGCGTGATGGCCGAGCAGGCCGCGCGGGTCGCTCACGCCGGCTTCGGCTACTCGCACGCTGTCGTCGCCGAGAGCGCGCGGGAGATCCTCGATCTGTTGGGGTTCTCCGGCGGTCAGTGCGTCTTCCTCTGCTCGGGCAGCGAGGCGGTCGAGTACGCCGTCCGTGTCGTGCAATCGCTCGCCGAGCGACCGTTGCTGCTGACGATGAGCGACTCCTACCTCGGGGCCTACGGCTCGGCGAACCGGAAGCGCGACGACGAGTGA
- a CDS encoding SDR family oxidoreductase, translating to MQNLLAGKRALITQAGEFMGPALREVFAEQGAEVVASHEPLADPEAAERVVSEAGPIDILVANLARTAPSTPALEVSEEEWRTVFAALVDPLPRLVRAAAPQMIAQGAGKILVMGSASALRGMKRASTYSAARGAQLAYVQAVGVELAPQRVQVNAIAQNFVDNPTYFPPDVQADPRFQERLAREVPLGRLVAAREDALFAAYLCSGAAGCFVGQVFPVCGGWVGR from the coding sequence ATGCAGAACCTGCTGGCCGGCAAGCGAGCGCTCATCACCCAGGCGGGCGAGTTCATGGGGCCCGCGCTCCGGGAGGTCTTCGCCGAGCAGGGGGCCGAGGTCGTGGCGAGCCACGAGCCGCTGGCCGACCCGGAAGCGGCCGAACGGGTGGTGAGCGAGGCCGGCCCGATCGACATCCTGGTCGCCAACCTGGCACGGACGGCCCCGTCGACCCCGGCCCTCGAGGTCTCCGAGGAGGAGTGGCGCACGGTCTTCGCCGCACTCGTCGACCCGCTGCCGCGACTGGTGCGCGCCGCCGCGCCGCAGATGATCGCCCAGGGCGCGGGAAAGATCCTGGTGATGGGGAGCGCCTCGGCGCTGCGCGGCATGAAGCGCGCGTCCACCTACAGCGCGGCACGCGGCGCCCAGCTCGCCTACGTCCAGGCTGTCGGCGTCGAGCTCGCGCCGCAGCGGGTGCAGGTCAACGCGATCGCTCAGAACTTCGTCGACAATCCGACCTACTTCCCGCCCGATGTCCAGGCAGATCCGCGATTCCAGGAGCGCCTCGCCCGCGAGGTTCCGCTCGGCCGCCTGGTCGCAGCGCGCGAGGACGCCCTGTTCGCCGCCTACCTCTGCAGCGGCGCCGCCGGCTGCTTCGTCGGACAGGTCTTCCCGGTCTGCGGCGGCTGGGTCGGGCGCTGA
- a CDS encoding TlpA family protein disulfide reductase produces the protein MSRRRIASLLAPVLLAGLTGVTCGRSEPAPTVSRFDAVKASAPSTDTARWCDASFPAGGPHLDLPKLVAARPGSAAPVLPAGRPFWVNVWATWCVPCLREMPLVLRWRDALRKEGIAAEVLFLSVDEKEADLTKFLAEHPETAPDPSGRLVSSADLDPWLARYTQPAPGGIPLQLLVGADGALRCIRAGSLRDGDYPLVASLLR, from the coding sequence GTGAGCCGACGCCGCATCGCCTCGCTGCTCGCCCCCGTCCTCTTGGCCGGCCTCACGGGGGTCACCTGCGGTCGCTCGGAGCCCGCGCCGACCGTCTCGCGCTTCGACGCCGTCAAGGCGAGCGCACCCTCGACCGACACCGCCCGCTGGTGCGATGCCTCGTTCCCTGCCGGCGGTCCGCACCTCGACCTGCCGAAGCTCGTCGCGGCGCGACCTGGCAGCGCCGCGCCGGTGCTCCCCGCCGGCCGTCCCTTCTGGGTCAACGTCTGGGCGACCTGGTGCGTCCCCTGTCTGCGCGAGATGCCGCTCGTCCTGCGCTGGCGCGACGCGCTGCGCAAGGAGGGCATCGCCGCCGAGGTGCTCTTCCTCTCGGTCGACGAGAAGGAAGCAGATCTCACGAAGTTCCTCGCCGAGCATCCGGAGACGGCCCCGGATCCTTCGGGGCGACTGGTCAGCTCGGCTGACCTCGATCCCTGGCTCGCGCGCTACACCCAGCCCGCGCCGGGCGGCATCCCGCTGCAACTGCTCGTCGGCGCCGACGGTGCCCTGCGCTGCATCCGCGCCGGCTCGTTGCGCGACGGGGACTATCCGCTCGTTGCGTCGCTGTTGCGCTGA
- a CDS encoding aminotransferase class III-fold pyridoxal phosphate-dependent enzyme, producing the protein MPFDTIGGFVFEPGSSSGLVRFPPGPLVRRIVERIRADGGLVMVNEVTTGIGRTGEWFGFQHDGLSPDIVALGKGLGNGYPVSVAAFAPHLAERLRAQPLRYSQSHQNDPLGAAIAREVVAIVRDEGLIERGRAIAAQLRSGLEGIAQRTGGIETIRARGLMLAVVLKDGPGTPLTLQAHRELFRRGYLVGRRPGLAVLRLDPSLTIERADIAGFLVAFEEVLEAAVRSRTGSDPRAT; encoded by the coding sequence ATCCCCTTCGACACGATCGGCGGATTCGTCTTCGAGCCCGGCAGCTCCTCGGGGCTGGTGCGCTTTCCGCCCGGCCCGCTCGTGCGGCGGATCGTCGAGCGAATCCGCGCCGACGGCGGCCTGGTGATGGTCAACGAGGTGACCACCGGCATCGGCCGCACCGGCGAGTGGTTCGGCTTCCAGCACGACGGCCTCTCGCCCGACATCGTGGCGCTCGGCAAGGGTCTCGGCAACGGCTATCCGGTGAGCGTCGCGGCGTTCGCGCCGCACCTCGCCGAACGCCTGAGGGCCCAGCCGCTGCGGTACTCGCAGTCGCACCAGAACGACCCGCTCGGCGCGGCCATCGCTCGCGAGGTCGTCGCCATCGTCCGCGACGAGGGGCTGATCGAACGCGGGCGGGCGATCGCCGCCCAGCTCCGTTCGGGTCTCGAAGGGATCGCACAGCGCACCGGAGGGATCGAGACGATCCGTGCGCGCGGGCTCATGCTCGCGGTCGTCCTGAAGGACGGCCCCGGGACCCCGCTCACCCTCCAGGCGCACCGCGAGCTCTTCCGTCGCGGCTACCTCGTCGGTCGTCGCCCCGGCCTCGCCGTCCTGCGCCTCGACCCCAGCCTGACCATCGAGCGCGCCGACATCGCCGGGTTCCTCGTGGCGTTCGAGGAGGTCCTGGAGGCAGCGGTGCGGTCGCGCACGGGCTCGGACCCTCGAGCGACGTGA
- a CDS encoding class I SAM-dependent methyltransferase has protein sequence MEINLSPRRLWNAARKVVAGLPLGGEAVWPGLRNDLFVAHESIYRYAARWAPACRILDAACGTGYGSHLLACSGARSVLGVDREPRRVRFASRRYSHAALSFRVEDCERLDLSPGAFELVVSSNTLEHLAEPEAFLRGVAGALGAAGQLLVAMPPVLSDADLREHACNPHHLSNLSVRGWGELFRREGWQFEYLSHRCAKPLDFHSFRASRVTSEDFAFVGEALEAAYATPPITALFRLRRER, from the coding sequence GTGGAGATCAACCTGTCGCCGAGACGGCTCTGGAACGCGGCCCGCAAGGTCGTTGCCGGGCTTCCGCTCGGTGGCGAGGCCGTCTGGCCCGGGCTACGCAACGACCTTTTTGTCGCCCACGAGTCGATCTACCGCTACGCCGCTCGCTGGGCGCCGGCTTGCCGCATTCTCGACGCGGCTTGTGGGACGGGCTACGGCTCCCATCTGCTCGCCTGCTCTGGGGCAAGGTCCGTCCTCGGGGTCGATCGTGAACCGCGGCGGGTCCGATTCGCCTCGCGCCGATACTCCCACGCCGCGCTTTCCTTTCGTGTCGAAGACTGCGAACGGCTCGACCTCTCGCCTGGCGCCTTCGAGCTCGTGGTGTCGTCGAACACTCTCGAGCACCTGGCGGAGCCCGAGGCGTTCCTGCGTGGCGTCGCCGGAGCCCTCGGTGCCGCCGGACAACTCCTCGTCGCCATGCCGCCGGTGCTCTCCGACGCCGACCTGCGCGAACACGCCTGCAATCCTCACCACCTGTCGAATCTGTCGGTCCGCGGCTGGGGCGAGCTCTTTCGGCGCGAAGGATGGCAGTTCGAATACCTCAGTCATCGCTGCGCGAAGCCGCTCGACTTCCACTCGTTCCGCGCGAGCCGCGTGACCTCGGAGGACTTCGCGTTCGTCGGGGAGGCGCTCGAGGCCGCCTATGCCACGCCTCCCATCACCGCTCTCTTCCGCTTGCGGCGCGAGCGCTGA
- a CDS encoding NAD(P)-dependent oxidoreductase: MRVLVTGSSGRIGRAIVVRLAAEHAVVGLDRTPSSTTAIVAALDDTARLRRALDGADAVVHVAALHAPHVGLESDDAFERVNVQGTETLARLAVEAGVRTFVFTSTTALYGVAGAAGAPARWIDETTTPQPRTVYHRTKLAAERRLAAIAERDDLAVTVLRMSRCFPEPAPAMALHRLSRGVDARDVADAHAAALDERPAAARERYRTFVISGATPFLPEDVAELGSDAARTLARRAPELVDAFARRGWTMPATIDRVYSPARAASELGWRSVHGFAEVLAELDRRSSEVLPPGFPHSRPFP, from the coding sequence GTGAGAGTCCTCGTCACCGGCTCCTCCGGACGGATCGGCCGCGCCATCGTCGTCCGGCTGGCAGCCGAGCACGCGGTGGTCGGCCTCGATCGCACGCCCTCGTCGACCACCGCGATCGTCGCCGCGCTCGACGACACCGCTCGACTGCGCCGCGCGCTCGACGGCGCCGACGCGGTCGTTCACGTCGCGGCGCTTCACGCTCCACACGTCGGCCTGGAGAGCGACGACGCCTTCGAGCGGGTCAACGTCCAGGGAACCGAAACGCTGGCTCGGCTCGCCGTCGAGGCCGGCGTGCGCACCTTCGTCTTCACCAGCACCACCGCGCTCTACGGCGTCGCCGGAGCGGCCGGCGCACCCGCCCGTTGGATCGACGAGACGACGACGCCGCAGCCGCGGACCGTCTACCATCGAACCAAACTCGCGGCTGAGCGCCGGCTCGCCGCCATCGCCGAGCGCGACGACCTCGCCGTGACCGTCCTTCGCATGTCACGCTGCTTCCCCGAACCGGCGCCCGCGATGGCGCTCCACCGCCTGTCTCGGGGCGTCGATGCACGCGACGTCGCCGACGCCCATGCCGCGGCCCTCGACGAGCGCCCCGCCGCCGCCCGCGAGCGCTACCGGACCTTCGTCATCTCCGGAGCGACGCCTTTCCTGCCGGAAGACGTCGCCGAGCTCGGGAGCGACGCCGCGAGGACGCTCGCGCGACGCGCCCCGGAGCTCGTCGATGCGTTCGCCCGGCGCGGCTGGACCATGCCGGCGACGATCGACCGCGTCTACTCCCCCGCCCGTGCCGCGAGCGAGCTCGGCTGGCGGAGCGTCCACGGCTTCGCCGAGGTCCTCGCCGAGCTCGACCGGCGCTCCTCGGAGGTCCTGCCGCCCGGTTTCCCCCACAGCCGGCCGTTCCCCTGA
- a CDS encoding DUF1801 domain-containing protein — protein MTTKPQTIDEYLAPLPEEKRAALERLRQQIRAAAPEAEECISYGLPAFRLHGRLLVAFGAAVRHCALYPGAHPIAALADELDDYDTSKGTVRYTEANPLSPALVRRLVQARIDEHDSQRSTASSRPSARKAAKPAGADTPEPHP, from the coding sequence ATGACGACCAAGCCGCAGACGATCGACGAGTACCTCGCGCCGCTACCCGAGGAGAAGCGCGCCGCGCTCGAACGGCTGCGGCAGCAGATCCGCGCCGCCGCCCCGGAGGCCGAGGAGTGCATCAGCTACGGTCTCCCGGCGTTCCGTCTGCACGGACGGCTGCTGGTGGCCTTCGGCGCCGCGGTCCGCCACTGCGCTCTCTACCCCGGGGCCCATCCGATCGCCGCGCTCGCCGACGAGCTCGACGACTACGACACCAGCAAGGGCACCGTGCGCTACACCGAAGCCAACCCGCTTTCGCCGGCGCTGGTGCGCCGGCTGGTCCAAGCGAGAATTGACGAGCACGACAGCCAGCGGAGCACCGCCTCCTCCCGTCCGTCGGCCCGCAAGGCGGCGAAGCCGGCGGGCGCCGACACGCCGGAACCGCACCCCTGA
- a CDS encoding c-type cytochrome: MSIRNRALKALSLVTLFGAAGARGQATAEVPMWAYPSPPPGFQHPADDGVARRVPGSQVTYTLTQLRDPFFAPDWHPQEHPPMPDAVRQGRRPDQLACGYCHRATGTGGPENASVAGLPRTYILRQLRDYQSGARRTAVPGRAPTALMISTVKAASDADLEAAAGYFSKLKLAARIRVKEGSAAPKLTLSNWLFAAAPGGGTEPLGRRIVEVPENLEQFEARDPHARFVAYVPRGSVARGEQLVKTGGGKTLACAGCHEANLRGTAEIPPIAGRSPTYMVRQLVELQRGVRRGVDADQMEPVVSGLTLDDMIDLAAYLATQAP, from the coding sequence ATGTCGATTCGAAATCGCGCGCTCAAGGCGCTCTCGCTCGTCACGCTGTTCGGCGCTGCCGGCGCTCGCGGCCAGGCTACCGCCGAGGTCCCGATGTGGGCCTATCCGAGCCCTCCGCCGGGCTTCCAGCACCCCGCCGACGACGGCGTCGCACGCCGCGTGCCGGGAAGCCAGGTCACCTACACGCTGACGCAGTTGCGTGATCCGTTCTTCGCCCCCGACTGGCATCCGCAGGAGCACCCGCCGATGCCCGACGCGGTTCGCCAGGGGCGCCGGCCGGACCAGCTCGCCTGCGGCTACTGCCACCGCGCCACCGGCACCGGCGGGCCGGAGAACGCCAGTGTCGCCGGGCTGCCGCGCACTTACATCCTGCGTCAGTTGCGCGACTATCAGAGCGGCGCCCGCCGCACCGCGGTGCCCGGTCGCGCGCCGACGGCCCTGATGATCTCGACCGTCAAGGCGGCGAGCGACGCGGATCTCGAGGCGGCTGCGGGCTACTTCTCGAAGCTCAAGCTGGCCGCCCGGATCCGCGTCAAGGAAGGGTCCGCCGCACCGAAGCTGACGCTCTCCAACTGGCTGTTTGCCGCAGCCCCCGGCGGTGGCACCGAGCCGCTCGGCCGGCGCATCGTCGAGGTGCCCGAGAACCTCGAACAGTTCGAGGCCCGCGATCCGCACGCCCGCTTCGTCGCCTACGTCCCGCGCGGCAGCGTGGCGCGCGGCGAGCAGCTCGTGAAGACCGGCGGAGGCAAGACGCTCGCCTGCGCCGGATGCCACGAGGCGAACCTCCGGGGGACCGCGGAGATCCCGCCGATCGCCGGTCGCTCACCGACCTACATGGTGCGCCAGCTCGTCGAGCTCCAGCGCGGCGTCCGGCGCGGGGTCGACGCCGACCAGATGGAACCGGTCGTCTCGGGCCTGACGCTCGACGACATGATCGACCTCGCCGCCTACCTGGCGACGCAGGCGCCGTAG
- a CDS encoding GNAT family N-acetyltransferase, with amino-acid sequence MIEVELGSDADTEWAARLMAGSEPWISLGRGLEACRAACRRPDHQLFVARAEGEALGFVLAHPKGLAGSPYIAAVAVTAAARGQGVGAHLLAHVTAHFRPQARHLFLFVSSFNSRAQRFYERHGWQAVGEVPGLLVDGASEILMHQRLRP; translated from the coding sequence GTGATCGAGGTCGAGCTCGGCAGCGATGCCGATACCGAATGGGCGGCACGGTTGATGGCCGGCTCCGAGCCCTGGATCTCGCTCGGACGAGGCCTCGAGGCCTGCCGGGCGGCCTGCCGACGGCCCGACCATCAGCTGTTCGTCGCGCGCGCTGAGGGTGAAGCGCTCGGCTTCGTGCTCGCCCACCCCAAGGGCCTCGCGGGATCGCCCTACATCGCCGCCGTCGCCGTGACCGCTGCAGCTCGCGGCCAGGGGGTCGGCGCGCACCTGCTCGCCCACGTCACGGCGCACTTCCGCCCCCAGGCGCGGCATCTCTTCCTCTTCGTCTCGTCGTTCAACTCCCGCGCGCAGCGCTTCTACGAGCGCCACGGTTGGCAGGCGGTGGGCGAGGTGCCGGGGCTCCTCGTCGACGGAGCCTCCGAGATCCTGATGCACCAGAGGCTTCGCCCGTGA
- a CDS encoding alpha/beta hydrolase produces the protein MPRTSPRLPFRLSGKWSHRLMSLQALYHATLFVALRRLARGPRLPNWSWSFETAIRFLQLQTARAFDMADPAEGRAYESSLVFHSPAVAKVEIEPVAAPVSGHWFRPRASASGSSRDLTVLYLHGGGYAYYAEAHANLIALVTLATGARTFAPDYRLIPEHPFPAQLDDARAAYAWLLARGVRPERLVVIGDSAGGNLTLALLLALRDAGEPLPALGVGIAPWTDVGNSGASMRDNEAYDWVEKRMADRWAEWLCRDADPRDPLVSPIHADLQGLPPIYLQAGDAEILYDMIRAFAEQARARGHDTTLDVWPGMNHDFQAFGDAIPESREALARLGEVVARHVP, from the coding sequence ATGCCACGCACCTCGCCTCGACTGCCGTTCCGACTGAGCGGCAAATGGTCCCATCGCCTGATGAGCCTCCAGGCGCTCTACCACGCGACCCTCTTCGTCGCCCTTCGCCGCCTCGCCCGCGGTCCACGCCTCCCCAACTGGAGCTGGAGCTTCGAGACAGCGATCCGCTTCCTGCAACTGCAGACCGCCCGGGCCTTCGACATGGCCGACCCGGCCGAGGGGCGCGCCTACGAGAGCTCGCTGGTCTTCCACTCGCCAGCGGTCGCCAAGGTCGAGATCGAGCCGGTCGCCGCGCCGGTGAGCGGCCACTGGTTCCGGCCCCGGGCGAGCGCAAGCGGAAGCTCGCGCGACCTCACCGTCCTCTACCTGCACGGCGGCGGCTACGCCTACTACGCCGAGGCGCATGCCAATCTCATCGCGCTCGTCACCCTGGCGACCGGCGCGAGGACGTTCGCCCCCGACTACCGGCTCATCCCGGAGCATCCGTTCCCCGCGCAGCTCGACGATGCCCGCGCCGCCTACGCCTGGCTCCTCGCTCGAGGGGTGCGGCCTGAGCGGCTGGTGGTCATCGGCGACTCGGCTGGCGGCAATCTGACGCTAGCGCTCCTGCTCGCCCTGCGCGACGCCGGGGAGCCGTTGCCGGCTCTCGGCGTCGGCATCGCACCGTGGACGGACGTCGGCAACTCCGGCGCCAGCATGCGGGACAACGAGGCCTACGACTGGGTCGAGAAGCGGATGGCCGACCGCTGGGCCGAGTGGCTCTGCCGCGATGCCGACCCGCGCGACCCGCTCGTTTCACCGATCCACGCCGATCTGCAGGGACTGCCGCCGATCTACCTGCAGGCCGGCGACGCCGAGATCCTCTACGACATGATCCGCGCCTTCGCCGAGCAGGCCCGGGCCCGCGGACACGACACGACGCTCGACGTCTGGCCGGGAATGAACCACGACTTCCAGGCCTTCGGCGACGCCATCCCCGAGAGTCGGGAGGCGTTGGCCCGCCTCGGCGAGGTCGTCGCCCGACACGTGCCGTGA
- a CDS encoding DUF2007 domain-containing protein, giving the protein MSDEDELVTALETGDAGLVMLVRSMLEDAEVPCVVQGDAVQELFNLGRFGTGFNPLAGPVRILVRRCDESTARELLRQTTPLVEGDEGHA; this is encoded by the coding sequence ATGAGCGACGAAGACGAGCTCGTGACCGCGCTCGAGACGGGCGATGCCGGCCTCGTCATGCTGGTCCGTTCGATGCTCGAGGATGCGGAGGTCCCGTGCGTCGTCCAGGGTGACGCGGTGCAGGAGCTGTTCAACCTCGGCCGCTTCGGAACCGGGTTCAACCCGCTCGCCGGCCCGGTGCGAATCCTCGTCCGGCGCTGCGACGAGTCGACGGCACGCGAGCTCTTGCGCCAGACGACACCACTCGTCGAAGGCGACGAGGGGCACGCCTAG
- a CDS encoding MFS transporter has protein sequence MTTTPATVPRTLWGDLTRVVSDPRLRAVTLLSFASGLPLGLIWYAIPAWMTRAGIDIKVVGLFTLAQAPWSFKLLWSPTMDRYPLPWLGRKRGWMAAGQIGLLVLGLLLAGAARHPEAVWVIGALAFAIAFASATHDIAYDAYTVEVLERDELGIATGWRTALYRLAMLVSGGAAITLAAETSWVVVNVALALVYLPFLVLTARAPEPANLPPPPRTLREAVWGPFVGFLGQHRALEILGFVVLYKLGDNLTQALTRPFLIQLGFNDVDVGIGAGTIAAAAIVAGTFLGGWCTDRIGLGRALWIFGFFQMFSNLGYALLAQVGPSRPVMCAAIAFELGSSGLGQGAFGVLLLRLTQKRFSATQYALLSSLFTLPRILSGPVAGVLADAMGWRDFFILTVVFGVPGMAMLTRFVPWGVREVEFEVLAPRRGPALSRRALVTWATLGGAVTLAVGVGGRAAVGGLRALRAGHGFDCLPTLAGLASPASVGDWLTLAGLLVLAALGALATAATLVARRGLAAGDPPATA, from the coding sequence GTGACGACGACGCCTGCGACGGTCCCGCGGACGCTGTGGGGCGACCTCACCCGCGTGGTCAGCGACCCGCGCCTCCGGGCGGTCACACTGCTCTCGTTCGCTTCGGGCTTGCCGCTCGGGCTGATCTGGTACGCGATCCCGGCGTGGATGACTCGCGCCGGCATCGATATCAAGGTCGTCGGTCTCTTCACCCTGGCGCAGGCTCCCTGGTCGTTCAAGCTGCTCTGGTCGCCGACGATGGACCGCTACCCGCTTCCCTGGCTCGGCCGCAAACGAGGCTGGATGGCTGCCGGGCAGATCGGGCTGCTCGTTCTCGGTCTGCTGCTCGCCGGCGCCGCGCGTCATCCCGAGGCGGTGTGGGTGATCGGAGCGCTGGCCTTCGCCATCGCCTTCGCCTCGGCCACCCACGACATCGCCTACGACGCCTACACGGTCGAGGTGCTCGAGCGCGACGAGCTGGGCATCGCCACCGGCTGGCGTACCGCGCTCTACCGCCTGGCGATGCTGGTCTCCGGCGGCGCGGCGATCACCCTGGCCGCAGAGACCTCGTGGGTCGTCGTCAACGTCGCCCTGGCCCTCGTCTACTTGCCGTTCCTCGTTCTCACGGCCCGGGCACCGGAGCCGGCGAATCTGCCGCCGCCGCCGCGCACGCTCCGGGAGGCGGTGTGGGGGCCGTTCGTCGGCTTCCTCGGCCAGCATCGCGCGCTCGAGATCCTCGGGTTCGTGGTGCTCTACAAGCTCGGCGACAACCTCACCCAGGCGCTCACCCGGCCGTTCCTCATCCAGCTTGGCTTCAACGACGTCGACGTCGGCATCGGTGCCGGCACGATCGCGGCGGCGGCGATCGTCGCCGGGACGTTTCTCGGCGGCTGGTGCACCGATCGCATCGGACTCGGGCGAGCGCTCTGGATCTTCGGCTTCTTCCAGATGTTCTCCAACCTCGGCTACGCGCTGCTCGCCCAGGTCGGACCGAGCCGCCCGGTGATGTGTGCCGCGATCGCCTTCGAGCTCGGATCCTCGGGTCTCGGTCAGGGCGCCTTCGGCGTCCTGCTGCTGCGCCTCACGCAGAAGCGCTTTTCGGCGACGCAGTACGCCCTGCTCTCGAGCCTCTTCACGCTCCCGCGCATCCTCTCCGGACCGGTGGCCGGCGTGCTCGCCGACGCCATGGGCTGGCGCGACTTCTTCATCCTGACGGTGGTCTTCGGCGTCCCCGGAATGGCGATGCTGACGCGCTTCGTGCCGTGGGGTGTGCGCGAGGTCGAGTTCGAAGTGCTGGCACCGCGCCGCGGCCCGGCGCTGTCGCGCCGGGCCTTGGTCACCTGGGCCACGCTCGGTGGCGCCGTCACGCTCGCCGTCGGTGTCGGCGGTCGCGCGGCGGTCGGCGGCCTGCGGGCGCTGCGCGCCGGCCACGGCTTCGACTGCCTGCCGACGCTCGCCGGCCTGGCCTCGCCGGCCTCGGTCGGCGACTGGCTCACGCTGGCCGGACTGCTGGTGCTCGCCGCCCTCGGCGCCCTCGCCACCGCCGCGACGCTGGTCGCCCGCCGCGGCCTGGCTGCGGGCGATCCGCCGGCGACGGCCTGA
- a CDS encoding TlpA family protein disulfide reductase — protein MRRRAALFALLTIGCVAFAASSPARAEGTVTFRPGLPDDPAARRLRLRNPQTTTIPLRDSTKRLPVLWAKDEAGDDALWIVLELPEGGTELRSVSLQVSDSGTRATRVSLPLQADSGVLTGLDLRLLPSTRELRYRWSQTMLSTAEAGSVLRGKPLPPFALRELGSTVETPFASSSALVVINSWTTSCGPCVAEMPSLNELVAKWSPRGVRFVAIAQDSPERVTRFFASHEFRFHQTLGTESSAAVFGLTYPRHVLLGRDGRVQFDAVGGSPQIAKRLDAALARAMHE, from the coding sequence ATGCGACGACGCGCTGCTCTCTTCGCCCTGTTGACGATCGGCTGCGTGGCGTTCGCCGCGAGCTCACCGGCGCGGGCCGAAGGCACGGTGACGTTCCGACCCGGCCTCCCCGACGACCCCGCGGCCAGACGTCTCCGCCTTCGCAACCCCCAGACAACGACGATTCCGCTGCGCGACTCGACGAAACGCCTTCCGGTCCTCTGGGCCAAGGACGAGGCGGGAGACGACGCGCTCTGGATCGTCCTCGAGCTACCGGAGGGCGGCACCGAGCTGCGTTCGGTGAGCTTGCAGGTCAGCGACTCCGGCACCCGCGCGACCCGCGTCTCTCTGCCATTGCAGGCCGATTCCGGTGTTCTGACCGGCCTCGATCTCAGGCTCCTGCCATCGACACGCGAGCTGCGCTACCGATGGTCGCAGACGATGCTGTCGACTGCGGAGGCCGGGTCGGTCCTCCGCGGAAAGCCGCTGCCCCCCTTTGCGTTGCGCGAGCTCGGGAGCACCGTCGAGACGCCCTTCGCATCGTCGTCCGCTCTCGTCGTCATCAACTCCTGGACGACCTCGTGCGGCCCCTGCGTCGCGGAGATGCCCAGCCTCAACGAGCTGGTCGCGAAGTGGTCGCCGCGCGGCGTCCGTTTCGTGGCGATCGCCCAAGACAGCCCGGAGCGGGTCACCCGGTTCTTCGCTTCGCACGAGTTCCGCTTCCACCAGACCCTGGGCACAGAGTCGAGCGCTGCCGTCTTCGGCCTCACCTATCCTCGCCACGTGCTCCTCGGCCGGGACGGTCGCGTCCAGTTTGATGCCGTCGGCGGCTCGCCGCAGATCGCCAAGCGTCTCGATGCCGCCCTCGCGAGGGCGATGCACGAGTAG